One Malassezia restricta chromosome III, complete sequence DNA segment encodes these proteins:
- a CDS encoding vesicle transport protein: MTSVEAKETQEKQVNAVPESKEPAPSATTEASEKAPAKQAEDEEEYNEDEDEDFVVDEDDEEDDDEEEEEDDDEDDDDYEDDEEGGAGEKAGESSAGKRKAEDDDEDDDDDDDDDDEEKDDDKKEPAKVARTE; the protein is encoded by the exons ATGACGTCGGTCGAGGCAAAAGAGACACAAGAGAAGCAGGTGAACGCTGTGCCTGAGTCGAAGGAGCCCGCACCGAGCGCTACAACAGAGGCTTCTGAAAAGGCTCCGGCTAAGCAAGCTGAAGATGAGGAGGAGTACAACGAAGATGAAGATGAGGACTTT GTCGTcgatgaggacgacgaggaagacgacgatgaggaggaagaagaggatgatgacgaagacgacgatgatTACGAAGATGATGAAGAGGGAGGCGCAGGAGAGAAGGCAGG TGAATCGAGCGCCGgcaagcgcaaggccgaggatgacgatgaagacgacgacgacgatgacgacgacgacgatgaagagAAAGACGATGACAAAAAGGAGCCTGCCAAGGTGGCGCGTACTGAGTAG
- a CDS encoding GPI inositol-deacylase yields the protein MNGAPSRAVGLLRPALFMAVLTGCICVCLLSFAFLPHMLHMRMECRMSRMYPAYEDHSEQLRDYTRSSSPVMKKYSLREYREMNAYMLNPLYDRPLSPIPVLFIPGNAGSFAQVRSMASSAFYQYWNRWFEVPSDDMQDVPGPTAWFSIDFNEDFSAFHGKTLEDQAYYVNEVVRYLRAMYSRQGNMSVGIVGHSMGGIVARLALTLPNAEPSSIDTIVTLSTPHAFPPVPFERSMEQVYTRINAYKNDTMPLIVSIAGGILDTQLSSDASSLSLFEDGKAPERSLSTFTTALASLWSSVDHLAIVWCDQLRARIARSFLRDYAYFGSDFAHRTRHSIRDQRREFWRFMLGLSDDAASPRTQHLALDTSSSGPAAKVATTTRFLASDSHYLKPLVFMDTSDIQVDILDVAIPPGPRQKYDGNITDADEALAFELITNLSLGQMNDLSSNSPGGAEIVVLLCTHAVATPLERCHPALMNGAQPLPFSPVPETTVNTAFPNAKIQYDAPSATLMRMHFPAAFLQKHEISAVRVEYIKQANSLPSREGVPTILSYGWTEDKPLNLHGAPGWLRSRTWALPGINVTSLISSFVEHGPLWEWNFPDMDSSLLAYTVTLVPAPCAHRLDPPPPRMAPMVRFLSASTGDARIFPSLHTRARNDLRVALHGTAPFMREPTHRGTRMQLWLLDDYRHTSYNGTFDVNCPLPYTHVRASVHWRASMALFVLRYRMALLTWPLGILALARALQPTAPPLDALLFLMRGRGLLMLILGPLALHVCVFFGASLGAPRHTLGIGITSMSFWWLGPMLSVLATSLALLVYLVTEAAMHVLYLAVRRFVPRLLPSNSTLVPSWPTRDAWITWLRQRSTWGTGLALLGLFVTLPYQVLILLCVMLHIGTTCRSYMVYRESGALQFSEHAWLMQFLLWLVPLQAPMLVVWVRNVHAGIVMGLARIESNVLIVAPLLWLIYLEWLPSVWHRPSTFYFTQAHYAVYGSMALCTLIYGIRYSYAILDAFLVTVVFELVNRIVPLYQARPPPETISMRDVSMLAVPPSITDSLWEEYLATLEAYLHVHAQVENTLKDGFFQLTRAKMTMSGTFGQRTGRDVYNEHMSAQVRFAQEDTDTAPASSSSGLRRRHGQESIPVSSGASHDSDPVAQFSGLPPPALRAAQRSFQRAVTLLVDTNTSQAAIHTVYHLKKKLEALENDILQRRS from the coding sequence ATGAATGGGGCGCCGAGCCGGGCTGTGGGCTTACTGCGGCCCGCGCTATTCATGGCGGTATTGACTGGATGTATATGCGTGTGTCTTCTTTCGTTTGCCTTTCTTccgcacatgctgcacatgcgcatggAATGCCgcatgtcgcgcatgtATCCGGCGTATGAGGACCACAGCGAGCAGCTCCGCGATTACACGCGCTCATCATCCCCCGTGATGAAAAAGTATTCTCTGCGAGAGTATCGAGAAATGAATGCGTATATGCTGAATCCATTGTATGATCGTCCTCTTTCTCCTATACCCGTCCTTTTTATTCCTGGCAACGCGGGGAGTTTCGCACAGGTGCGCAGTATGGCATCAAGTGCGTTTTATCAGTACTGGAATAGATGGTTCGAAGTACCAAGTGATGATATGCAGGATGTGCCTGGACCCACGGCCTGGTTCTCTATTGATTTTAACGAGGACTTTTCGGCTTTTCACGGCAAGACGCTTGAGGACCAAGCGTACTATGTGAATGAGGTGGTACGGTATCTTCGTGCCATGTATTCCAGACAAGGCAATATGAGTGTCGGAATCGTGGGCCATAGTATGGGCGGCATCGTGGCACGCCTTGCCTTGACGCTCCCTAACGCCGAGCCGTCCAGTATCGATACGATCGTGACACTTTCTACGCCCCATGCATTCCCACCCGTCCCGTTCGAGCGTTCCATGGAGCAAGTGTATACGCGAATTAATGCTTACAAGAACGATACCATGCCACTGATCGTCTCGATTGCTGGAGGCATACTTGACACGCAACTTTCCTCAGACGCATCAtctctctctctcttcGAAGATGGAAAGGCTCCTGAACGGTCTTTGTCTACATTCACAACCGCTTTAGCATCATTATGGAGCTCCGTGGACCACCTAGCGATTGTCTGGTGTGACCAGCTACGAGCTCGTATTGCACGTTCCTTTTTGCGCGATTATGCGTACTTTGGCAGTGACTTTGCGCACCGCACGCGACACAGCATCCGCGATCAACGCCGCGAATTTTGGCGCTTTATGCTGGGATTGTCGGACGACGCTGCGAGCCCCAGGACTCAGCACCTCGCGCTGGATACCTCGAGTAGCGGACCTGCGGCCAAGGTAGCCACAACGACACGATTTTTGGCCTCCGATTCTCACTACTTGAAACCCCTCGTGTTTATGGATACGTCAGACATCCAAGTTGATATACTGGATGTCGCGATCCCACCAGGCCCACGCCAAAAGTACGACGGCAATATCACggacgccgacgaagcgctGGCGTTTGAACTCATAACGAATTTGTCGCTTGGCCAAATGAACGACCTAAGCTCGAATTCACCGGGTGGCGCTGAAATTGTTGTGCTTCTGTGCACCCACGCGGTGGCCACTCCTTTGGAAAGGTGCCATCCGGCCCTGATGAACGGCGCCCAACCGCTGCCCTTTTCGCCGGTGCCCGAGACCACCGTCAACACAGCGTTCCCCAATGCCAAGATTCAGTACGATGCACCGAGTGCAAcgctcatgcgcatgcatTTCCCGGCTGCCTTTCTGCAGAAACACGAGATTAGCGCGGTGCGCGTGGAGTACATCAAACAGGCCAACAGCTTACCCTCTCGCGAAGGTGTTCCCACTATCCTGTCCTACGGCTGGACGGAAGACAAGCCATTGAACTTACATGGTGCCCCAGGCTGGCTGCGTTCGCGCACATGGGCCTTGCCTGGCATCAATGTCACGTCTCTGATCAGCTCAttcgtcgagcatggccCGCTCTGGGAATGGAACTTTCCTGACATGGATTCCTCCCTGCTCGCGTACACGGTGACCCTTGTCcctgcgccgtgtgctCACCGCCTAGATCCCCCGCCACCTCGTATGGCGCCCATGGTGCGCTTCCTCAGTGCCTCGACGGGCGATGCCCGTATATTCCCTTCGCTGCATACCCGCGCACGCAACGATTTGCGTGTGGCATTACACGGCACTGCACCCTTTATGCGAGAGCCAACGCATCGCGGCACGCGCATGCAGCTGTGGTTACTGGACGACTACCGCCATACGTCGTATAACGGCACTTTTGACGTGAACTGCCCGTTGCCCTACACGCATGTCCGTGCCTCTGTGCACTGGCGTGCGAGTATGGCTCTTTTCGTGCTGCGATACCGAATGGCCCTGCTAACGTGGCCCCTGGGTATCTTGGCTCTGGCACGTGCACTACAGCCCACTGCGCCGCCTCTGGATGCCTTGCTTTTCCTCATGCGTGGTCGTGGTCTGCTCATGCTGATACTGGGTCCACTGGCTCTGCATGTCTGTGTATTCTTCGGTGCCTCACTTGGTGCACCGCGACACACCCTCGGCATTGGTATCACGTCAATGTCGTTTTGGTGGCTCGGTCCTATGCTCTCGGTGCTCGCAACGAGTCTTGCACTGCTCGTGTACCTCGTCACAGAGGCCGCGATGCACGTCTTGTACTTGGCTGTACGCCGCTTTGTGCCACGTCTTCTTCCATCCAACTCCACGCTTGTACCTTCTTGGCCGACGCGTGACGCGTGGATCACTTGGCTGCGACAGCGCTCAACGTGGGGCACAggcctcgcgctgctgggcctctTTGTCACGCTGCCCTACCAGGTGCTCATTTTACTTTGTGTCATGTTACATATCGGAACTACGTGCCGTTCTTACATGGTGTACCGCGAATCGGGCGCATTACAGTTCAGCGAGCATGCCTGGCTCATGCAATTCTTGCTGTGGCTCGTGCCCTTGCAAGCGCCTATGCTCGTCGTGTGGGTCCGCAACGTGCATGCCGGCATCGTCATGGGTCTCGCCCGCATTGAGAGCAACGTGTTGATTGTCGCACCTCTTTTGTGGCTCATCTACCTCGAATGGCTCCCCTCCGTCTGGCACAGGCCATCCACATTTTACTTTACACAGGCTCATTACGCTGTGTACGGCAGCATGGCACTCTGCACGCTGATATATGGCATCCGCTACAGCTATGCCATTCTTGATGCTTTCCTTGTCACTGTGGTGTTCGAGCTTGTCAACCGCATCGTGCCCCTGTACCAGGCGCGTCCACCGCCTGAAACGATCagcatgcgcgacgtgtCCATGCTCGCGGTGCCGCCTTCGATCACGGACTCTCTGTGGGAAGAATACCTTGCCACGCTAGAGGCGTACCTGCACGTCCATGCTCAGGTCGAGAACACCCTCAAAGATGGCTTTTTCCAGCTCACTCGCGCCAAAATGACCATGAGCGGTACGTTTGGGCAGCGCACCGGTCGCGATGTATATAACGAACACATGTCGGCGCAAGTGCGGTTCGCTCAAGAAGACACGGATACAGCTCCTGCATCCTCCTCTTCCGGTCTGCGACGTCGCCACGGCCAGGAGAGTATACCTGTTTCATCGGGCGCCTCTCATGATTCGGACCCCGTGGCCCAGTTTAGCGGCCTGCCACCACCagctcttcgagctgctcagcgCTCATTCCAGCGTGCGGTCACGTTGCTTGTGGATACAAATACATCACAGGCCGCCATACACACTGTCTACCACCTCAAAAAGAAACTCGAGGCCCTTGAGAATGATATCCTACAGCGCCGTAGTTGA
- a CDS encoding SH3 domain YSC84-like protein 1 translates to MSYMDRFKTAALKAKNQASMYAQRGYAQLESHAKNVHAGFSLPAECERAAKILEGFLADPNNPESALNSIPKAVLLQAKGLAIFTVFKSGFVWSGKAGSGVVVARLPDGSWSAPSCVVTAGVGFGFQIGADFTEYVIVMNSEEAVRSFGMAGNLSFGGNLATAVGPIGTGAAVSASLVHTAPMFTYSRSKGLYGGVSLEGTGLLERKEANAQFYGQPIPAMDLLMGKVPAPEAASVMYEVIEAAEQVDETGLPQQAYVPQEHFGESATLSPTGQAAPAATEKPADAHEEDTKA, encoded by the coding sequence ATGTCGTATATGGACCGATTCAAGACAGCCGCGCTGAAAGCCAAGAACCAGGCGTCGATGTACGCTCAGCGTGGCTATGCGCAGCTGGAGTCTCATGCCAAGAATGTGCATGCTGGATTTAGCCTACCAGCCGAATGCGAGCGTGCCGCCAAAATCCTTGAGGGGTTCCTTGCCGATCCCAACAACCCTGAGTCGGCCTTGAACTCGATTCCCAAAGCCGTTTTGCTTCAAGCTAAGGGTCTTGCTATATTCACTGTTTTCAAATCCGGATTCGTGTGGTCGGGCAAGGCCGGTAGTGGTGTCGTCGTGGCCCGACTGCCCGATGGATCGTGGTCCGCGCCAAGCTGTGTGGTCACAGCCGGCGTGGGCTTTGGATTCCAAATTGGTGCCGACTTCACTGAGTACGTCATCGTGATGAATAGTGAAgaggccgtgcgctcgtTCGGCATGGCAGGTAACTTGTCATTCGGCGGCAATCTCGCTACCGCCGTGGGACCCATTGGCACCGGTGCGGCTGTTTCCGCCAGCCTCGTGCACACTGCGCCGATGTTTACCTACAGCCGCAGCAAGGGCCTCTATGGTGGCGTGTCGCTGGAAGGCACGGGTCTCCTTGAGCGCAAGGAAGCCAATGCCCAGTTCTACGGACAACCGATCCCTGCAATGGACTTGCTGATGGGCAAGGTTCCGGCTCCGGAAGCAGCCTCCGTCATGTACGAAGTCATTGAGGCAGCAGAGCAGGTGGATGAGACGGGTCTGCCTCAACAGGCGTACGTGCCTCAGGAGCACTTCGGAGAGTCGGCTACGCTGAGCCCGACGGGACAAgctgcgccggcggccACAGAAAAGCCTGCGGATGCTCATGAGGAAGATACCAAGGCATAG
- a CDS encoding calcineurin-binding protein: MPLVAVSEPPRVAAADEPDAYESTPKSLEEIPSRLVLHVDPVHLCMRPVPPVLQERDIDTLASVGTLWLTEQRFTFLPRQGKGFQVDYPSIALHAVSRSVPEYATHDDFGTEMCLYCQLDDHPERDEEEEDEVVREMWILTHDAASLNTLYESLSHCASLYPSLPGGADAHPLAGLAAMSGEASNEEEKNDEGRAQTCPSSNTLMFVNFPPAFFTSEATVSLFVDVLRAYGPLVAWSPMPAFRQARAVMERPSDTLRIKQALDYQELAHDDEQSFVLRVYYDHDTPLTLLPTGEYAVTQAVDIPRPFLEPPAPEKEFLLSPPGSPPVGWEQQKEDRPNTQALSDDLIKALHKLSMEQETPKAENAGTSTLFQGSHHAVPGVVLHATESATSSSSRPSGIERVKATKDSMRPTSRPPI, translated from the exons ATGCCACTGGTTGCCGTGAGTGAACCGCCCAGGGTAGCGGCAGCAGACGAGCCGGACGCGTACGAATCAACACCGAAATCGCTGGAAGAAATTCCGTCACGATTGGTTTTGCATGTGGACCCTGTTCACTTGTGTATGCGACCTGTGCCCCCCGTTCTGCAAGAGAGGGACATTGATACGCTGGCGTCTGTGGGCACCTTGTGGCTTACAGAACAGCGTTTCACTTTTCTGCCAAGGCAAGGCAAAGGATTTCAGGTTGACTACCCGTCAATTGCTTTGCATGCCGTATCGCGATCTGTACCTGAGTATGCCACTCATGATGATTTTGGCACAGAGATGTGTCTCTATTGCCAATTGGATGACCACCCAGAGCGtgatgaggaagaagaggatgagGTCGTGAGAGAAATGTGGATTCTCACGCATGATGCTGCTTCTC TGAATACGCTGTATGAGTCTCTATCGCATTGTGCGTCGCTGTATCCGTCTTTACctggcggcgccgatgcaCATCCATTGGCGGGACTAGCAGCGATGAGCGGCGAAGCGTCAAATGAGGAAGAGAAGAACGATGAAGGAAGG GCTCAGACATGTCCATCCAGCAACACACTCATGTTTGTCAATTTCCCTCCGGCCTTTTTCACATCGGAAGCGACTGTATCCCTGTTTGTTGATGTGCTAAGAGCGTATGGTCCTCTCGTTGCTTGGTCACCGATGCCTGCCTTCCGACAGGCTCGGGCTGTGATGGAGCGGCCGTCTGACACACTACGGATAAAACAGGCTCTTGACTACCAGGAGCTTGCTCACGATGATGAGCAGAG TTTTGTGCTCCGCGTGTACTACGATCATGATACTCCGCTTACGTTGCTCCCGACCGGTGAGTACGCTGTGACGCAGGCTGTGGATATTCCCAGGCCATTCCTGGAAccgccagcgccagaaAAAGAGTTTCTTTTGAGTCCGCCTGGCAGTCCGCCGGTAGGATGGGAGCAGCAAAAGGAAGATCGGCCTAATACCCAAGCTCTGTCGGACGATCTGATCAAGGCTCTCCATAAGTTGTCTATGGAGCAGGAGACGCCAAAGGCAGAGAACGCAGGCACTTCTACACTTTTTCAAGGTTCGCATCATGCTGTGCCGGGCGTTGTTCTTCATGCTACTGAGTCTGCGACTTCGTCATCATCGCGGCCATccggcatcgagcgcgtTAAGGCGACCAAAGATAGCATGCGTCCGACGTCTCGACCCCCCATATAG
- a CDS encoding large subunit ribosomal protein L36e yields MGSSSNPAHKAGVPRTDIVWGINRGHPTNRRILAPRRVHQKGVASERVKTIRSVIREVTGFAPYERRAMELIRNSRDKRARKFIKRRIGTIGRAKRKMDILTTAIAEQRRTGH; encoded by the exons ATGGGCAGCTCATCGAACCCGGCTCACAAGGCAGGCGTGCCTCGCACAGATATCGTTTGGGGTATTAACCGTGGTCACCCCACCAACCGCCGTATCCTGGCCCCTCGTCGCGTGCACCAGAAGGGtgtcgcgagcgagcgtGTCAAGACGATCCGGAGCGTCATCCGCGAGGTGACGGGCTTTGCTCCTtacgagcgccgtgccatggAGTTGATTCGTAACTCGAGG GACAAGCGTGCGCGTAAGTTCATTAAGCGCCGTATCGGCACAATCGGCCGTGCTAAGCG CAAGATGGACATCCTCACGACGGCCATTGctgagcagcgccgcactGGTCACTAA
- a CDS encoding translation initiation factor 3 subunit E, producing MAEYDLTQTLVAHLDPHLVLPLLSHLRTLDLFDAKDVVKAQYEVSKKTNMTDYALQLYKEAYPGEAEPKEITERAREMEAKNEKLSKEAEHVLKVIEDPVVAGSLKQDKAQNFEWLKQQYQLTEEQIHVLYEYGRFRFACGKYSEASSYLYHYSVLSPDTGKVYESVLWGKLASNTLTGEWERALDDLRVLRDHIDGQRASTSSSSACDEQQLSHEHILQKRVWLLHWSLFVFFNHPSGRVKLVEMFLSQSYLNAIQMSCWWLLRYLVVALIVTRRQCTRGYVVEGGSYSHTSKLQTHAALQELSKVIQMEAYRLRPDPFVDFFRQLYVELDFDRAQEELAKAQRVAHGDFFLHDTADTFMEQARLLVSEVYCRIHQKVDIGDLSKRLVLSKEEGEQWVAKLLNETKMNATIEDGVLNINQPRPVVYQSVIDKASSLTGHTTSLMQAIERLTQQPVETEEAAEAK from the coding sequence ATGGCAGAGTATGATCTGACGCAGACGCTCGTTGCGCACCTAGATCCGCATCTGGTTCTTCCTCTCCTCTCGCACTTGCGCACTTTGGATCTCTTTGATGCCAAGGACGTTGTCAAAGCGCAGTATGAAGTGAGCAAGAAGACCAATATGACCGACtatgcgctgcagcttTATAAAGAGGCATACCCTGGTGAGGCTGAGCCGAAGGAGATCaccgagcgtgcgcgcgaaATGGAGGCCAAAAACGAGAAGCTGTCGAAGGAGGCAGAACATGTGCTCAAGGTCATTGAGGACCCGGTGGTGGCCGGTTCGCTGAAGCAGGACAAGGCGCAGAATTTTGAGTGGCTCAAGCAGCAGTACCAGCTGACGGAAGAGCAGATCCATGTGCTATACGAATATGGTCGTTTCCGCTTCGCATGTGGAAAGTACAGTGAGGCCTCTTCGTATCTATACCACTACTCTGTCCTATCGCCCGACACAGGCAAGGTATACGAGTCGGTACTTTGGGGCAAGTTGGCCAGTAATACGCTGACCGGCGAGTGGGAGCGTGCGCTTGATGACttgcgtgtgctgcgtgaTCACATCGACGGCcagcgtgcgtcgacatcgtccagcagcgcgtgcgatgAGCAACAGCTGTCGCATGAGCATATTCTGCAAAAGCGCGTGTGGCTCCTACATTGGAGTCTCTTTGTCTTTTTCAATCATCCCTCCGGCCGCGTCAAGCTCGTGGAGATGTTCCTCAGCCAGTCATACCTGAATGCGATCCAAATGTCGTGCTGGTGGCTTCTCCGCTACCTAGTTGTGGCCCTCATCGTGACGCGGCGGCAATGCACGCGCGGCTATGTCGTCGAGGGTGGTAGCTACTCGCACACTTCCAAGCTGCAAACCCACGCAGCCCTTCAGGAGCTTTCCAAGGTCATCCAAATGGAAGCGTACCGCCTGCGCCCCGATCCGTTTGTCGACTTTTTCCGCCAGCTCTACGTTGAGCTGGACTTTGATCGAGCGCAGGAAGAGCTCGCAAAGGCTCAgcgcgtggcgcatggTGACTTTTTCCTGCATGACACGGCCGACACGTTCATGGAGCAGGCCCGCCTGTTGGTGAGCGAGGTGTACTGTCGCATCCACCAAAAGGTGGACATCGGTGACCTGTCGAAGCGGCTCGTGTTGTCCAAGGAAGAAGGCGAGCAGTGGGTCGCTAAGCTGCTCAACGAGACCAAGATGAACGCGACGATCGAAGATGGCGTCCTCAACATAAACCAGCCGCGCCCCGTCGTGTACCAATCTGTGATCGACAAAGCCTCTAGCCTGACTGGTCACACGACGTCTCTGATGCAAGCCATCGAGCGTCTCACGCAGCAGCCGGTCGAGACGGAAGAGGCAGCGGAGGCCAAGTAA
- a CDS encoding NADH dehydrogenase (ubiquinone) 1 alpha subcomplex subunit 7: MFWQRCAVRAAPRATWTMRHLSTNASTHQGMLKRVLVDAIKARGPLTIPAYMQACLTNPDYGYYATKDQASPSILGSRGDFITSPEISQVFGELLAVYFVSRWQAAGAPSRVRLIELGPGRGTLLCDMLRTFSAFPEMMSALRSVELVESSPLFIEHQESGLSATLGRMGRSLANADTPIEKLSPKEVRVEWFASHEQVSVAPDAWTIVVAHEFFDALPIHIFEKHVNGWREVMVDVDDGHRPVSVVKASDLNRKAPEPGLRFVLSPGPTAWTQLLASNSERFKMMQPGQRVEVSPAGWTVARRLGEWVSGYPALRPEHATSQRPPADTREQRGKRSLGGCGLVIDYGGMRFFSESFRAFRSHKLVDPLEMPGQSDLTANVDFSFLMHALHTTDAFTYGPLSQRDFLTALGLSLRLKKLVESNAPDRRVDIERAAQRLIEVNGMGTQYQILGISSPARAHGDESVEPEEVYPFL, from the coding sequence ATGTTCTGGCAGCGCTGTGCCGTgcgtgcagcgccacgcgcTACATGGACGATGAGGCACTTGTCTACGAATGCGTCCACGCACCAGGGCATGCTGAAGCGCGTGCTTGTGGATGCCATCAAGGCGCGTGGACCCCTGACCATCCCGGCATACATGCAGGCGTGTCTTACGAATCCCGACTATGGCTACTACGCCACAAAAGACCAGGCGTCCCCAAGTATTCTCGGATCACGCGGTGACTTTATCACAAGTCCAGAGATCAGCCAAGTGTTTGGAGAGCTCCTTGCCGTGTACTTTGTATCGCGATGGCAAGCGGCTGGTGCTCCGTCGCGCGTACGGCTCATTGAGCTCGGCCCGGGTCGCGGTACACTGCTGTGTGATATGCTGCGTACGTTTTCTGCCTTTCCAGAGATGATGTCGGCGCTGCGATCCGTAGAGCTCGTGGAGTCGTCGCCGTTATTTATTGAGCATCAGGAATCGGGGCTGAGTGCGACGCTGGGTCGTATGGGCCGATCGCTTGCGAATGCCGACACACCTATTGAGAAGCTGTCACCGAAAGAAGTGCGCGTAGAGTGGTTTGCGTCACACGAGCAGGTCTCCGTCGCGCCAGATGCATGGACCATCGTTGTGGCACACGAATTCTTCGATGCACTGCCGATCCATATTTTCGAGAAGCATGTGAATGGCTGGCGCGAAGTCATGGTCGATGTGGACGACGGTCACAGACCCGTGAGTGTAGTCAAGGCATCGGATTTGAATCGCAAAGCCCCTGAGCCTGGGTTGCGCTTCGTTCTTTCGCCCGGCCCCACGGCGTGGACCCAGCTTCTCGCCAGCAATTCTGAGCGCTTCAAAATGATGCAGCCAGGTCAGCGTGTCGAGGTCAGTCCTGCTGGATGGActgtggcgcgccgccttggTGAGTGGGTGTCTGGGTATCCCGCCTTGCGCCCTGAGCACGCCACTTCACAGCGTCCTCCGGCGGACACGCGTGAGCAGCGAGGCAAGCGCTCCCTGGGCGGATGCGGCTTGGTCATTGACTatggcggcatgcgctTCTTTAGCGAGAGTTTCCGCGCATTCCGCTCgcacaagctcgtcgacccATTGGAGATGCCTGGTCAGTCGGATCTGACGGCCAATGTCGACTTCTCGTTCCTGATGCATGCTCTGCACACGACTGATGCATTTACGTACGGACCGCTATCGCAGCGCGACTTTTTGACGGCCCTTGGTTTGTCGCTGCGCCTAAagaagctcgtcgagtCGAACGCACCAGACAGGCGCGTCGATAttgagcgtgccgcgcagcgcctgatCGAAGTGAACGGCATGGGTACGCAGTACCAAATCCTGGGCATTTCGTCCCCGGCGCGAGCACATGGCGATGAGAGCGTGGAGCCAGAAGAAGTCTATCCATTCCTCTAG
- a CDS encoding DNA-directed RNA polymerase I subunit RPA49 yields the protein MGPALLSLSDFAPQKHTRFALYRAPSNDAGDGTSSEATLDDRLLLEGSTDVMQYTSTNWGWGASAQAAADLRRETRGYTGDYLIGAYDKEKKQVTFRVAPLFTLNRSVKSLAHLSASATEHGAQDNMDYTRARRDLGEAFGNKKQKQAARNLDRMKVNTENMDGILEHVASGIDVSASSLPTDLELNATLNTSRALPQAHLDASEPADVYPLASLVPPTVLNALHTRHLLKCSSQSDLAKALRLTSSPWLLPRMWQIVQTAQNDAGMSRAMELVRVGYYVAILLAFRKHARGLSRGDDGMSQVAHKMRLPEHEKDIVMEHLVSQYAEQARSSHRYAMTAIGDTRLFASIIVLALHLEEFSLASDVLAQELCVTTQRVNEILRSLGCTSSQSTKHGVDGDGAASQQQQRKWHLRLPLSFPNQRKRGPARR from the exons ATGGGACCAGCTTTAT TGTCGCTCTCCGACTTTGCGCCTCAGAAACACACACGTTTTGCCTTGTACCGTGCACCCAGTAACGATGCCGGTGATGGTACATCGTCCGAGGCCACTCTGGATGACCGTCTTCTCCTCGAAGGAAGCACAGATGTGATGCAGTATACGAGCACGAACTGGGGATGGGGCGCGTCCGCACAAGCCGCCGCAGACTTGCGCCGTGAAACGCGTGGATACACGGGTGACTACCTTATCGGTGCCTACGACAAAGAAAAGAAGCAGGTCACATTTCGTGTCGCGCCACTCTTTACGCTGAATCGGTCCGTCAAGTCGCTTGCGCACCTTagcgcgtcggcgacaGAGCATGGTGCGCAGGACAACATGGACTATACACGTGCACGCCGAGATCTGGGCGAGGCGTTCGGTAACAAGAAGCAGAAGCAGGCCGCACGCAACCTCGACCGCATGAAGGTCAATACAGAGAATATGGATGGCATCCTCGAACACGTCGCATCGGGCATCGATGTGTCAGCCTCCTCGCTGCCAACGGACTTGGAACTGAATGCGACACTCAACACCAGTCGTGCCCTCCCACAGGCTCATCTCGACGCTAGTGAGCCTGCTGATGTGTACCCGCTGGCATCCCTAGTGCCACCGACTGTCCTTAATGCCCTGCATACTCGCCACCTGCTGAAATGCTCGTCGCAGTCTGACCTCGCCAAAGCTTTGCGCCTGACATCATCGCCCTGGCTTCTTCCACGCATGTGGCAGATCGTCCAAACAGCACAGAACGACGCGggcatgtcgcgcgccatggaGCTTGTTCGCGTGGGATACTACGTGGCCATCCTTTTGGCGTTCCGTAAACATGCCCGAGGTCTCAGCCGTGGCGACGATGGCATGTCCCAAGTGGCACACAAGATGCGCTTGCCCGAACACGAAAAAGATATTGTGATGGAGCATCTCGTATCGCAGTatgccgagcaggcacgcagctcgcATCGGTACGCCATGACGGCGATCGGCGATACGCGCCTTTTTGCCAGTATCATTGTGCTGGCTCTGCATCTCGAAGAGTTCAGCCTCGCCTCCGACGTGTTGGCGCAGGAACTATGCGTGACGACTCAGCGCGTGAACGAGATCCTGCGATCATTGggatgcacgagctcgcAGAGCACAAAACACGGCGTAGACGGGgacggcgctgcatcgcaGCAACAGCAACGCAAGTGGCACCTCCGCCTGCCCTTGTCGTTCCCGAATCAGCGCAAACGTGGGCCAGCACGTCGCTAG